Proteins co-encoded in one Halodesulfovibrio sp. genomic window:
- a CDS encoding DNA/RNA non-specific endonuclease, producing the protein MYEFTQEEANAPRVKRTNSFRSDPAVPSGSAALSDYKKSGYDRGHLAPAADMGFSKQAMSESFYMSNMSPQRPGFNRGIWKKLEEIVRGWAKNEDIIIVTGGILTGRQYIGSNAVLIPNTYYKVIYAPQRQEMIAFLLPNEASSALLQHFALPVDAVEAVAGIDFFPTIPDEFEAALERNINTSSWQWTAKPSQIRKQRSIDSSTMGVVKMSRSGICHDRSSRYYSRTKHFTPYRTLKECLNAGGRLPR; encoded by the coding sequence ATGTACGAGTTCACACAAGAGGAAGCGAACGCGCCGCGGGTCAAGCGCACTAACTCTTTTCGTTCTGACCCTGCCGTTCCTTCCGGTTCCGCAGCTCTTAGCGACTACAAGAAAAGTGGCTACGACAGAGGACATCTTGCACCCGCTGCTGACATGGGCTTTTCCAAACAGGCTATGAGTGAATCATTCTATATGTCCAACATGAGTCCGCAACGTCCGGGCTTTAACAGAGGCATATGGAAAAAACTTGAAGAAATCGTGCGCGGGTGGGCAAAGAACGAAGATATCATTATCGTCACAGGCGGGATTCTGACTGGTAGACAGTATATCGGCAGCAACGCAGTTCTCATCCCCAACACATACTATAAAGTAATCTATGCTCCACAGCGCCAAGAGATGATAGCCTTTCTTCTGCCCAACGAGGCGTCTTCCGCCCTTTTACAACACTTTGCTCTTCCGGTGGATGCAGTTGAGGCTGTAGCCGGTATAGATTTTTTTCCTACCATACCTGATGAGTTTGAAGCGGCTTTAGAAAGGAACATCAACACATCTAGCTGGCAGTGGACTGCAAAACCGTCCCAGATTCGCAAACAACGTAGTATCGATTCCTCTACTATGGGTGTAGTCAAAATGTCCCGCTCTGGAATATGCCATGATCGTTCATCAAGATACTACAGTCGCACTAAACATTTTACCCCATACCGCACGTTAAAAGAATGCCTAAACGCAGGAGGAAGGTTGCCACGGTGA
- a CDS encoding type II toxin-antitoxin system Phd/YefM family antitoxin, giving the protein MAHKILADTVASISELKKNPMATIREGDGEPVAILNRNEPAFYCIPAKAWEDLMDKLEDLELSKIAAQRMDGPTVKVTLDDL; this is encoded by the coding sequence ATGGCTCATAAAATATTAGCTGATACTGTTGCCAGCATTTCAGAACTTAAAAAGAACCCTATGGCTACTATCCGTGAAGGTGATGGAGAACCCGTTGCAATCCTGAATCGGAATGAACCTGCATTCTACTGCATCCCAGCAAAGGCATGGGAGGATTTGATGGACAAGCTGGAAGACTTGGAGCTTTCCAAGATTGCAGCACAGCGCATGGACGGACCAACTGTAAAGGTAACGCTTGATGACCTATGA
- a CDS encoding type II toxin-antitoxin system RelE/ParE family toxin, whose product MTYDLEFNKQALKEWKKLGSTVREQFKKKLKERLENPKFPSAKLTGTESLFKIKLRQSGYRLVYQVIDDRVVVIVLSVGKRERLEAYKNAFTRLEE is encoded by the coding sequence ATGACCTATGATCTTGAGTTCAACAAGCAAGCCCTGAAAGAATGGAAAAAGCTAGGCAGCACCGTTCGGGAACAGTTCAAGAAAAAGTTGAAAGAACGTCTAGAAAATCCCAAGTTTCCTTCTGCCAAGCTTACTGGCACTGAATCCTTGTTTAAAATAAAATTACGCCAGTCTGGTTATCGACTGGTCTACCAAGTCATCGATGACAGAGTTGTTGTTATCGTTCTTTCTGTGGGCAAACGAGAAAGACTCGAAGCGTATAAAAATGCCTTTACCAGACTTGAAGAATGA